A genomic window from Thunnus maccoyii chromosome 2, fThuMac1.1, whole genome shotgun sequence includes:
- the wdr83os gene encoding protein Asterix — MSSNNMSDPRRQNKILRYKPPSTETNPTLEDPTPDYMNLLGMIFSMCGLMLKLKWCAWIAVYCSFISFANSRSSEDTKQMMSSFMLSISAVVMSYLQNPQPMSPPW, encoded by the exons ATGTCCTCCAACAACATGTCAGACCCGAGGCGACAGAATAAGATTTTGAG GTACAAGCCTCCCAGCACAGAGACCAACCCCACACTGGAGGACCCCACCCCTGACTACATGAACCTGCTCGGCATGATCTTCAGCATGTGTGGACTGATGCTCAAG ctgaAGTGGTGCGCCTGGATCGCGGTCTACTGCTCGTTCATCAGCTTCGCAAACTCCAGAAGCTCCGAAGACACCAAACAGATGATGAGCAGCTTCAT GCTGTCCATCTCAGCAGTTGTAATGTCCTACCTCCAGAACCCACAGCCGATGTCGCCGCCATGGTAA